ATGGGGTTTTGAAATGACTTCTAACCAAAGGAAGGGTAAGATGGCTGACGCACGCAACAAACGCAGTAACGATCGGACGTATGCCTTAAAACCGGTGAGTATCACCCTCAAAGACCATCCGTTCCAACTCAATGACATCAGCAATGAAGGCATCGGTATTGTTCTGGAAAAGGATGGCCCCCAGTTTTTTATCGGTGAACGCTTAGAGAAAATACCGATCCCTTTGCAAAGCGGAACCGTCAACCTGGCGGGGATTGTTTCACACATCTCCGTAAGTGCCAACGGCACGGTCTGCGGCATCCGGTTTGTGTTCAACC
This genomic interval from Desulfobacterales bacterium contains the following:
- a CDS encoding PilZ domain-containing protein: MADARNKRSNDRTYALKPVSITLKDHPFQLNDISNEGIGIVLEKDGPQFFIGERLEKIPIPLQSGTVNLAGIVSHISVSANGTVCGIRFVFNREDFPLLVQFKKECTDPIQ